One stretch of Cygnus olor isolate bCygOlo1 chromosome 1, bCygOlo1.pri.v2, whole genome shotgun sequence DNA includes these proteins:
- the LOC121071375 gene encoding BPI fold-containing family C protein-like isoform X1: MQSQFCANSGDIRETKYLFWSAVQKSLEEQYFMRYWVDSEFAAVWSLASSVTAQSQHRSPCDKGEKMLKMWYSLLLCLLFLQLEANPGLKVRITQKGLDYGRKIGMELLKQAVLKETFPGWSGQESFLAMKINYMISKLRIGAVDFPETAASFIPGIGISLSMAHASATISADWRMETWLLKDQGRITVSISGLFIAIIFKVSRDSTGHLSILLHNCQLSISRVKVKLNGGSSWIASFLSGYLEKPIQNKLDENLCLNIKYKIQMMDAQLRKHKVLSQIDAFAQIDYSLVSSPAVLKSHINLDLKGTVYPVGNHTDPPFVPAPFGLSNRGDSMLCLGVSNYFLKSASLAYYRAGAFNITISKELAATFNLNTAILKDFVPEITLHYVTACPVLLKLMATSPAVVSLQADRCSLQISGCVEVFAVLPNSTSQHIFTGNLTASTRADLTITKQKLIISLLLKRLQFSLLNTTVGFSEVSLVKNFLSYALRNVVIPVINDKLGKGFPIPNFAHTTLIGPVIKMNQGHLLIFTDVHYKHEEGEDEDLHSQS; the protein is encoded by the exons atgcaatcCCAGTTCTGCGCTAACAGCGGAGATATTCGTGAAACTAAATACTTATTCTGGAGTGCAG TTCAGAAGTCCCTTGAAGAGCAGTATTTTATGAGGTACTGGGTAGATTCTGAATTTGCAGCTGTTTGGAGTCTGGCCTCATCAGTCACAGCACAGTCACAACACAGAA GTCCCTGTGACAAAGGTGAGAAGATGCTAAAGATGTGGTattctttgctgctgtgtttgctgtttttacAACTGGAAGCTAATCCTGGTCTTAAAGTGAGGATTACTCAGAAAGGGCTGGACTATG GCAGGAAGATTGGGATGGAGCTCCTGAAGCAAGCAGTACTGAAAGAGACCTTCCCAGGCTGGAGTGGGCAGGAGAGTTTCTTAGCTATGAAGATCAACTATATGATTTCAAA ACTCAGAATTGGTGCTGTAGATTTCCCAGAAACTGCTGCTTCCTTTATTCCTGGGATTGGCATTAGTCTATCCATGGCACATGCTTCTGCTACAATCAGTGCAGACTGGAGAATGGAAACGTGGCTGCT CAAAGACCAAGGAAGAATTACAGTGTCCATCTCAGGACTGTTTATTGCAATTATCTTCAAAGTATCACGGGACAGCACAGGCCACTTGTCCATATTGCTACACAACTGCCAGCTGAGCATTAGTAGGGTAAAAGTCAAGTTAAATGGAGGATCTAG ctggATAGCCAGCTTCCTGTCTGGTTATCTCGAGAAGCCCATTCAAAACAAATTGGATGAAAAT CTATGCCTAAacatcaaatacaaaatacaaatgatgGATGCACAGCTTAGAAAACATAAGG TCTTAAGCCAGATAGATGCCTTTGCACAAATAGACTATTCCCTAGTTAGTTCTCCAGCAGTCTTGAAATCCCACATTAACTTGGATTTGAAG GGCACAGTTTATCCAGTAGGAAATCACACAGACCCTCCCTTTGTGCCAGCTCCATTTGGTCTCTCAAATCGTGGTGATTCCATGCTCTGCCTGGGAGTCtccaattattttcttaagtcTGCTTCACTGGCTTACTACAGAGCAGGGGCCTTTAACATCACCATTTCCAAAGAG CTTGCTGCTACATTTAACCTAAATACAGCCATACTTAAAGATTTTGTTCCTGAG ATTACTCTGCATTATGTAACAGCATGCCCAGTGCTTCTGAAACTGATGGCTACATCACCAGCTGTGGTCAGTTTGCAGGCAGACAGATGCAGCCTACAGATCTCTGGCTGTGTAGAAGTGTTTGCTGTTCTGCCAAATTCAACTTCCCAGCACATCTTTACAGGGAATCTA aCAGCAAGTACCAGAGCTGATCTGACAATAACCAAACAGAAGCTGATAATCTCATTACTTCTGAAGAG GCTCCAGTTCTCCCTGCTGAACACTACTGTTGGCTTCTCTGAG GTCTCACTGGTAAAGAATTTTCTGTCTTACGCTTTACGGAATGTAGTGATCCCAGTAATCAATG ATAAACTAGGAAAAGGATTTCCTATTCCTAACTTCGCCCACACTACCCTGATTGGAcctgtaataaaaatgaatcag GGTCATCTGTTGATTTTCACTGATGTTCACTACAAACATGAGGAAGGGGAAGATGAGGACCTTCACAGTCAATCCTAA
- the LOC121071375 gene encoding BPI fold-containing family C protein-like isoform X2 → MQSQFCANSGDIRETKYLFWSAVQKSLEEQYFMRYWVDSEFAAVWSLASSVTAQSQHRSPCDKGEKMLKMWYSLLLCLLFLQLEANPGLKVRITQKGLDYGRKIGMELLKQAVLKETFPGWSGQESFLAMKINYMISKLRIGAVDFPETAASFIPGIGISLSMAHASATISADWRMETWLLKDQGRITVSISGLFIAIIFKVSRDSTGHLSILLHNCQLSISRVKVKLNGGSSWIASFLSGYLEKPIQNKLDENGTVYPVGNHTDPPFVPAPFGLSNRGDSMLCLGVSNYFLKSASLAYYRAGAFNITISKELAATFNLNTAILKDFVPEITLHYVTACPVLLKLMATSPAVVSLQADRCSLQISGCVEVFAVLPNSTSQHIFTGNLTASTRADLTITKQKLIISLLLKRLQFSLLNTTVGFSEVSLVKNFLSYALRNVVIPVINDKLGKGFPIPNFAHTTLIGPVIKMNQGHLLIFTDVHYKHEEGEDEDLHSQS, encoded by the exons atgcaatcCCAGTTCTGCGCTAACAGCGGAGATATTCGTGAAACTAAATACTTATTCTGGAGTGCAG TTCAGAAGTCCCTTGAAGAGCAGTATTTTATGAGGTACTGGGTAGATTCTGAATTTGCAGCTGTTTGGAGTCTGGCCTCATCAGTCACAGCACAGTCACAACACAGAA GTCCCTGTGACAAAGGTGAGAAGATGCTAAAGATGTGGTattctttgctgctgtgtttgctgtttttacAACTGGAAGCTAATCCTGGTCTTAAAGTGAGGATTACTCAGAAAGGGCTGGACTATG GCAGGAAGATTGGGATGGAGCTCCTGAAGCAAGCAGTACTGAAAGAGACCTTCCCAGGCTGGAGTGGGCAGGAGAGTTTCTTAGCTATGAAGATCAACTATATGATTTCAAA ACTCAGAATTGGTGCTGTAGATTTCCCAGAAACTGCTGCTTCCTTTATTCCTGGGATTGGCATTAGTCTATCCATGGCACATGCTTCTGCTACAATCAGTGCAGACTGGAGAATGGAAACGTGGCTGCT CAAAGACCAAGGAAGAATTACAGTGTCCATCTCAGGACTGTTTATTGCAATTATCTTCAAAGTATCACGGGACAGCACAGGCCACTTGTCCATATTGCTACACAACTGCCAGCTGAGCATTAGTAGGGTAAAAGTCAAGTTAAATGGAGGATCTAG ctggATAGCCAGCTTCCTGTCTGGTTATCTCGAGAAGCCCATTCAAAACAAATTGGATGAAAAT GGCACAGTTTATCCAGTAGGAAATCACACAGACCCTCCCTTTGTGCCAGCTCCATTTGGTCTCTCAAATCGTGGTGATTCCATGCTCTGCCTGGGAGTCtccaattattttcttaagtcTGCTTCACTGGCTTACTACAGAGCAGGGGCCTTTAACATCACCATTTCCAAAGAG CTTGCTGCTACATTTAACCTAAATACAGCCATACTTAAAGATTTTGTTCCTGAG ATTACTCTGCATTATGTAACAGCATGCCCAGTGCTTCTGAAACTGATGGCTACATCACCAGCTGTGGTCAGTTTGCAGGCAGACAGATGCAGCCTACAGATCTCTGGCTGTGTAGAAGTGTTTGCTGTTCTGCCAAATTCAACTTCCCAGCACATCTTTACAGGGAATCTA aCAGCAAGTACCAGAGCTGATCTGACAATAACCAAACAGAAGCTGATAATCTCATTACTTCTGAAGAG GCTCCAGTTCTCCCTGCTGAACACTACTGTTGGCTTCTCTGAG GTCTCACTGGTAAAGAATTTTCTGTCTTACGCTTTACGGAATGTAGTGATCCCAGTAATCAATG ATAAACTAGGAAAAGGATTTCCTATTCCTAACTTCGCCCACACTACCCTGATTGGAcctgtaataaaaatgaatcag GGTCATCTGTTGATTTTCACTGATGTTCACTACAAACATGAGGAAGGGGAAGATGAGGACCTTCACAGTCAATCCTAA
- the LOC121071375 gene encoding BPI fold-containing family C protein-like isoform X3 produces the protein MQSQFCANSGDIRETKYLFWSAVQKSLEEQYFMRYWVDSEFAAVWSLASSVTAQSQHRSPCDKGEKMLKMWYSLLLCLLFLQLEANPGLKVRITQKGLDYGRKIGMELLKQAVLKETFPGWSGQESFLAMKINYMISKLRIGAVDFPETAASFIPGIGISLSMAHASATISADWRMETWLLKDQGRITVSISGLFIAIIFKVSRDSTGHLSILLHNCQLSISRVKVKLNGGSSWIASFLSGYLEKPIQNKLDENLCLNIKYKIQMMDAQLRKHKVLSQIDAFAQIDYSLVSSPAVLKSHINLDLKITLHYVTACPVLLKLMATSPAVVSLQADRCSLQISGCVEVFAVLPNSTSQHIFTGNLTASTRADLTITKQKLIISLLLKRLQFSLLNTTVGFSEVSLVKNFLSYALRNVVIPVINDKLGKGFPIPNFAHTTLIGPVIKMNQGHLLIFTDVHYKHEEGEDEDLHSQS, from the exons atgcaatcCCAGTTCTGCGCTAACAGCGGAGATATTCGTGAAACTAAATACTTATTCTGGAGTGCAG TTCAGAAGTCCCTTGAAGAGCAGTATTTTATGAGGTACTGGGTAGATTCTGAATTTGCAGCTGTTTGGAGTCTGGCCTCATCAGTCACAGCACAGTCACAACACAGAA GTCCCTGTGACAAAGGTGAGAAGATGCTAAAGATGTGGTattctttgctgctgtgtttgctgtttttacAACTGGAAGCTAATCCTGGTCTTAAAGTGAGGATTACTCAGAAAGGGCTGGACTATG GCAGGAAGATTGGGATGGAGCTCCTGAAGCAAGCAGTACTGAAAGAGACCTTCCCAGGCTGGAGTGGGCAGGAGAGTTTCTTAGCTATGAAGATCAACTATATGATTTCAAA ACTCAGAATTGGTGCTGTAGATTTCCCAGAAACTGCTGCTTCCTTTATTCCTGGGATTGGCATTAGTCTATCCATGGCACATGCTTCTGCTACAATCAGTGCAGACTGGAGAATGGAAACGTGGCTGCT CAAAGACCAAGGAAGAATTACAGTGTCCATCTCAGGACTGTTTATTGCAATTATCTTCAAAGTATCACGGGACAGCACAGGCCACTTGTCCATATTGCTACACAACTGCCAGCTGAGCATTAGTAGGGTAAAAGTCAAGTTAAATGGAGGATCTAG ctggATAGCCAGCTTCCTGTCTGGTTATCTCGAGAAGCCCATTCAAAACAAATTGGATGAAAAT CTATGCCTAAacatcaaatacaaaatacaaatgatgGATGCACAGCTTAGAAAACATAAGG TCTTAAGCCAGATAGATGCCTTTGCACAAATAGACTATTCCCTAGTTAGTTCTCCAGCAGTCTTGAAATCCCACATTAACTTGGATTTGAAG ATTACTCTGCATTATGTAACAGCATGCCCAGTGCTTCTGAAACTGATGGCTACATCACCAGCTGTGGTCAGTTTGCAGGCAGACAGATGCAGCCTACAGATCTCTGGCTGTGTAGAAGTGTTTGCTGTTCTGCCAAATTCAACTTCCCAGCACATCTTTACAGGGAATCTA aCAGCAAGTACCAGAGCTGATCTGACAATAACCAAACAGAAGCTGATAATCTCATTACTTCTGAAGAG GCTCCAGTTCTCCCTGCTGAACACTACTGTTGGCTTCTCTGAG GTCTCACTGGTAAAGAATTTTCTGTCTTACGCTTTACGGAATGTAGTGATCCCAGTAATCAATG ATAAACTAGGAAAAGGATTTCCTATTCCTAACTTCGCCCACACTACCCTGATTGGAcctgtaataaaaatgaatcag GGTCATCTGTTGATTTTCACTGATGTTCACTACAAACATGAGGAAGGGGAAGATGAGGACCTTCACAGTCAATCCTAA
- the LOC121071375 gene encoding BPI fold-containing family C protein-like isoform X4, translating into MELLKQAVLKETFPGWSGQESFLAMKINYMISKLRIGAVDFPETAASFIPGIGISLSMAHASATISADWRMETWLLKDQGRITVSISGLFIAIIFKVSRDSTGHLSILLHNCQLSISRVKVKLNGGSSWIASFLSGYLEKPIQNKLDENLCLNIKYKIQMMDAQLRKHKVLSQIDAFAQIDYSLVSSPAVLKSHINLDLKGTVYPVGNHTDPPFVPAPFGLSNRGDSMLCLGVSNYFLKSASLAYYRAGAFNITISKELAATFNLNTAILKDFVPEITLHYVTACPVLLKLMATSPAVVSLQADRCSLQISGCVEVFAVLPNSTSQHIFTGNLTASTRADLTITKQKLIISLLLKRLQFSLLNTTVGFSEVSLVKNFLSYALRNVVIPVINDKLGKGFPIPNFAHTTLIGPVIKMNQGHLLIFTDVHYKHEEGEDEDLHSQS; encoded by the exons ATGGAGCTCCTGAAGCAAGCAGTACTGAAAGAGACCTTCCCAGGCTGGAGTGGGCAGGAGAGTTTCTTAGCTATGAAGATCAACTATATGATTTCAAA ACTCAGAATTGGTGCTGTAGATTTCCCAGAAACTGCTGCTTCCTTTATTCCTGGGATTGGCATTAGTCTATCCATGGCACATGCTTCTGCTACAATCAGTGCAGACTGGAGAATGGAAACGTGGCTGCT CAAAGACCAAGGAAGAATTACAGTGTCCATCTCAGGACTGTTTATTGCAATTATCTTCAAAGTATCACGGGACAGCACAGGCCACTTGTCCATATTGCTACACAACTGCCAGCTGAGCATTAGTAGGGTAAAAGTCAAGTTAAATGGAGGATCTAG ctggATAGCCAGCTTCCTGTCTGGTTATCTCGAGAAGCCCATTCAAAACAAATTGGATGAAAAT CTATGCCTAAacatcaaatacaaaatacaaatgatgGATGCACAGCTTAGAAAACATAAGG TCTTAAGCCAGATAGATGCCTTTGCACAAATAGACTATTCCCTAGTTAGTTCTCCAGCAGTCTTGAAATCCCACATTAACTTGGATTTGAAG GGCACAGTTTATCCAGTAGGAAATCACACAGACCCTCCCTTTGTGCCAGCTCCATTTGGTCTCTCAAATCGTGGTGATTCCATGCTCTGCCTGGGAGTCtccaattattttcttaagtcTGCTTCACTGGCTTACTACAGAGCAGGGGCCTTTAACATCACCATTTCCAAAGAG CTTGCTGCTACATTTAACCTAAATACAGCCATACTTAAAGATTTTGTTCCTGAG ATTACTCTGCATTATGTAACAGCATGCCCAGTGCTTCTGAAACTGATGGCTACATCACCAGCTGTGGTCAGTTTGCAGGCAGACAGATGCAGCCTACAGATCTCTGGCTGTGTAGAAGTGTTTGCTGTTCTGCCAAATTCAACTTCCCAGCACATCTTTACAGGGAATCTA aCAGCAAGTACCAGAGCTGATCTGACAATAACCAAACAGAAGCTGATAATCTCATTACTTCTGAAGAG GCTCCAGTTCTCCCTGCTGAACACTACTGTTGGCTTCTCTGAG GTCTCACTGGTAAAGAATTTTCTGTCTTACGCTTTACGGAATGTAGTGATCCCAGTAATCAATG ATAAACTAGGAAAAGGATTTCCTATTCCTAACTTCGCCCACACTACCCTGATTGGAcctgtaataaaaatgaatcag GGTCATCTGTTGATTTTCACTGATGTTCACTACAAACATGAGGAAGGGGAAGATGAGGACCTTCACAGTCAATCCTAA